The window CATGCTCATATAGAACACCATAATCATGCGGAAGGAGGTGCACAATGATGGAACCACAAACGATTCTCCCGATCAGTGTCGGTGAGGTTGTTACAACTGCGGAACGGGCAAAGAAAGAGGGTAACCGGCTCGTCCAGATCGGGTGCACGAAGATCGAGGAAAACTTCGAGATCATCTACACGTATGATAAGGACTACAAACTGACAAACTACCGAATTACCGTAAAACAGGATGCTGAAATTCCCAGCATCAGCGGCGTGTACTTTGGTGCGTTTGTATACGAGAATGAGATTCACGACCTGTATGGTATTCACGTAACGGGAATCAATATCGATTTCAAGGGCACGTTCTACAAGACGGCCATCAAGCATCCTTTCAGCGTGACCATTGTCAAGGAGGACGACCCATGTCAAAACAAATAACCGTCCCGTTCGGACCCCAGCACCCGGTACTTCCCGAGCCCCTCCACCTCGATCTGGTGCTGGAGGATGAGAAAGTCGTGGATGTCATCCCGACCATCGGGTACGTCCACCGCGGTCTTGAGAAACTGGTGGAAAAACGGGAATACACCGAGTACGTCTTTATCGCAGAGCGGATCTGTGGTATCTGCAGTCACATCCATGGCCAGACCTATGTAACGGGTGTTGAGCAGATCATGGGACTCGAGGTTCCTGAACGGGCCGAGTACCTCAGGACCATCTGGTCGGAATATTCAAGGATGCACTCGCACCTGCTCTGGCTGGGACTTTTTGCTGACAGTATGGGCTTTGA of the Methanomicrobiales archaeon HGW-Methanomicrobiales-1 genome contains:
- a CDS encoding NADH dehydrogenase subunit translates to MMEPQTILPISVGEVVTTAERAKKEGNRLVQIGCTKIEENFEIIYTYDKDYKLTNYRITVKQDAEIPSISGVYFGAFVYENEIHDLYGIHVTGINIDFKGTFYKTAIKHPFSVTIVKEDDPCQNK